One stretch of Alcaligenes faecalis DNA includes these proteins:
- a CDS encoding MFS transporter, which translates to MSQYIKPHPHWEDHEKPFMPGSPSAPHHESHIRVAYGLVAILVGLTGGLGNALVSVNLPTLQGELGLTPSEAAWLPAAYAMVNITANLLVFKFRQQYGMRLFAEIGLGLYAVLALLHLSINSAESLIFLRGASGFSGAAASTLGVLYMLQAFPRRLLGKALVLGVSITQMATPLAWVLSPSLIELGNWHGLYSFEAGMALCSFAAVVLLKLPPGYQIKAFEKLDFLAFALFAPAAGLLIAFLTQGYIRWWFNDTSLAWMAMASLFLFTVCSFLEYHRVNPLLKVRWLAQGSTIYFAVGAMILRFITTEQNYGMVNMLRSLGMGSEQMQPLFWVVFVGIVCGIVLSAVTFGPKTILVQVFAAILLIGISSFMDFGRTSLDRPQDFFYSQFVLSIGAGMFMGPLVMIGFKQAFKYGPDHIVTFIVLLNVTQTLGGLMGTATLSTFEQQRQQHHYAAIVSHVNVAEPLVANRLKQQQQAVGPMVTDPMLRAATGTAQLAQIARREANVRAYNDVFLLIGILATGFLLWPVLLAAGPAIQSRRAQAAAGTSSNS; encoded by the coding sequence ATGAGTCAGTACATCAAGCCGCACCCGCATTGGGAAGACCATGAAAAGCCCTTCATGCCGGGCTCGCCATCGGCTCCTCACCACGAATCGCATATACGCGTAGCCTATGGTCTGGTTGCGATTCTGGTTGGTTTGACTGGTGGTTTGGGCAATGCCCTGGTGTCGGTGAATTTGCCGACCTTGCAAGGGGAATTGGGATTGACGCCTTCCGAGGCCGCCTGGTTACCTGCTGCCTATGCCATGGTCAATATCACCGCCAATCTGCTGGTGTTCAAGTTCAGGCAGCAATATGGCATGCGTTTGTTTGCCGAGATTGGCCTGGGTTTGTATGCCGTTCTGGCCTTGCTGCACTTGTCCATTAATAGTGCTGAATCACTGATTTTTCTGCGTGGTGCCAGTGGGTTTTCTGGCGCGGCGGCCAGCACCTTGGGCGTCTTGTACATGCTGCAAGCTTTCCCCAGACGCCTGCTAGGCAAGGCTTTGGTGCTGGGGGTAAGTATCACGCAAATGGCTACGCCCTTGGCCTGGGTGCTGTCGCCGTCCTTGATAGAGCTGGGGAATTGGCACGGCCTGTACAGCTTTGAAGCGGGTATGGCCTTGTGTTCCTTTGCGGCAGTGGTGCTGTTGAAGTTGCCCCCCGGCTATCAGATCAAGGCGTTTGAAAAACTGGACTTCCTGGCCTTCGCCTTGTTCGCGCCGGCTGCCGGTTTGCTGATTGCGTTTTTGACGCAAGGCTATATCCGCTGGTGGTTCAACGACACAAGCCTGGCCTGGATGGCAATGGCGTCCTTGTTCCTGTTCACCGTCTGCTCGTTTCTGGAGTATCACCGCGTCAATCCTTTGCTGAAGGTGCGCTGGCTGGCGCAGGGTTCCACCATTTACTTTGCCGTTGGCGCCATGATTTTGCGCTTCATCACGACCGAGCAGAATTACGGCATGGTCAATATGTTGCGCTCTTTGGGCATGGGCTCGGAGCAGATGCAGCCTTTGTTCTGGGTGGTGTTCGTGGGCATCGTGTGCGGCATTGTGCTCAGTGCCGTCACCTTCGGGCCCAAGACGATTCTGGTGCAGGTGTTTGCCGCGATTTTGCTGATTGGCATCTCCAGCTTCATGGACTTTGGGCGCACCAGTCTGGACCGTCCGCAGGACTTTTTCTATAGCCAGTTTGTATTGTCCATTGGCGCAGGCATGTTCATGGGGCCCTTGGTGATGATTGGCTTCAAGCAGGCCTTCAAGTATGGCCCCGACCATATCGTGACTTTCATCGTGCTGCTCAATGTCACCCAGACCTTGGGCGGATTGATGGGCACTGCGACCTTGAGCACTTTTGAGCAGCAACGGCAGCAGCACCATTACGCGGCCATTGTCAGCCATGTGAATGTGGCCGAACCCTTGGTGGCCAACCGCTTGAAACAGCAGCAACAGGCCGTGGGGCCGATGGTGACTGATCCCATGTTGCGGGCGGCGACGGGTACGGCCCAACTGGCACAGATTGCTCGCCGTGAAGCCAATGTCAGGGCTTACAACGATGTTTTTCTGTTGATTGGCATTCTGGCGACGGGCTTTCTGTTGTGGCCCGTGTTGCTGGCTGCTGGCCCCGCTATTCAGTCCAGACGAGCGCAAGCCGCTGCTGGCACTTCTTCGAATTCCTAA
- a CDS encoding TetR/AcrR family transcriptional regulator, producing the protein MKNRNLPNRSDALERRELLLDAANTVFSKCGVTAPLDQVVSQAGVGRATLYRNFPDRAALMEALLIRAADRIEERFLSKRKGNAQDFKVLMQVLAGFALESAPMSDYWKAIDPNHPTIVGVRARLVDLAREPLAMGQAAGQCNPALQPTDIPLLIGMLAASLRGRTDKERLLFVKRSLKFLCEGVLLQVDRNAPDWEPE; encoded by the coding sequence ATGAAAAACCGGAATTTACCTAATCGTTCTGATGCCTTGGAACGCCGGGAACTGTTGCTGGATGCGGCCAATACGGTCTTTAGCAAGTGCGGTGTCACGGCCCCTTTGGATCAGGTCGTGTCGCAGGCGGGGGTGGGGCGGGCAACGCTTTATCGCAACTTCCCTGATCGGGCTGCCTTGATGGAGGCGCTGCTGATAAGGGCAGCCGACCGGATTGAAGAGCGCTTTTTAAGCAAGCGCAAAGGCAATGCCCAGGACTTCAAGGTCTTGATGCAGGTGCTGGCAGGGTTCGCGCTGGAGTCGGCTCCCATGTCGGATTACTGGAAGGCGATTGACCCCAATCACCCCACCATTGTGGGGGTACGCGCACGGTTGGTTGATCTGGCGCGCGAACCCTTGGCAATGGGGCAGGCCGCCGGGCAGTGCAACCCGGCTTTGCAGCCCACGGATATTCCCTTGTTGATTGGCATGCTGGCCGCCAGCTTGCGGGGGCGTACGGACAAGGAAAGGCTGCTGTTCGTCAAACGCTCTTTGAAGTTCTTGTGCGAAGGTGTCTTGTTGCAGGTCGACCGCAATGCTCCTGATTGGGAGCCTGAATGA